The Flavobacterium sp. 1 genome contains the following window.
TTTACTTCTCACAATAGTCACCAAGTATGAAAAACTTACACGAAAAACTGAAGAAAGCAAATTATAAAAAAGTTAAGTTTAAAATCACCAAAACACAGCATCTTCTAATTAAGGTCAAAATCAATGGCGTGAAAGGAAATTTCATACTCGATACTGGCGCTTCAAACAGTTGTGTGGGATTTGAAAGCATCGAACATTTTGCATTGGAAGCCAAAAATTCCAAAACCAAAGCTTCGGGTGCCGGAGCAACAGGAATGCTGACGCAGATATCTTCCAACAACAAACTCCAATTGAACAACTGGAAACATAACAAGTTTGATCTTGTTATCTTCGATTTATCGCATGTAAATGAAGCTTTAAATCATTATAAGGTAAAACCTGTACACGGTATTATTGGAGCCGATGTTTTAATGAAAGGAAAAGGAATCATTGACTACTTTAATCATTGCTTGTATTTGAAGTAATTCGGGGTTTACTGTCAATAAAAAATCCCAAATTCCATTTTTATAAAGGAGTTTGGGATTTTTAGTATTGAAAATTAAATGAATTACAATTTCACCGTTTTTGTGTTATCATTCAAATCTATTGAGAAAATTTCTTTCCCTTTGACCCCATAATTACCGTTTGCATCCAGTATTATCTGATCATAAATACAAGGAAGTGTTTCAGTTTTAGTCAGCAAATTGTATGCTCCAATTTTTCCTTTTTGTTTTACGAGCAAAATATTATTGTTCTCTCCAACAATTTCCTCGTAGTTAGATTCCATTACCTGCTGTCCCATCATATCCAAAAGACCTGCTTTATTATTGTTTTGACACATCAAATAACTAAATTTTGATTCATCATAATAAGAGCCGCTTTTATTCAAAAAAGTAACTGGAGAGATATTAGAATATGCAATTGCTGAGATTTGCTGTGCGTTTTTGTCCAGCAAAACAAATTTCTTGTTCTTTTTGGCAATAAAAACAAAATTACTGGAATAATTGTTGTTCTTGCTTACAACCTTGTCTATGGATTCATATTCGCAGGGAGCGATTAATTTCCCAAAAGAATCCAACATTCCAAACAGATTGTTTTTTTCTACAATAAATGTTTCGTTTTCAATGTTGATATTATCGTATTCACAAGTAACAATTTCCGTAGGAGTACCGCTGTTTACTTGTATCAAACCGCATTTATTGTTTTTGGTAGTTTTCAAACTATTGGAATAACTGGTATTAATCTGGTCGTATTCAAATGGCAGAGAAACTTTTCCGTTGATTAAAACACAACCGTATTTACCGTCTTTATTGACAGCCAAAAATGAACCGTCATTATACGGATAAGTTTTAATATCCTTGTATTCTATTGGCAAAACAATGTTTTCATTTTCATCTATAATCCCCATTCTGTCGTTCAGTTTTACGATAAAATTTTTACTGTTGCTAACGCTGTTTATTTGAGTATACCATTTTTTAAATTTTGGCTTATTGTCGATCGTAACCAAATTAGATCCTTTTTCATTTTCAACTTTAAAATAATTACTATTATCAACAGTTTGAACGTATTGATATTCACAAGGAATCATAAATTTACCATTCAAAAGACTATACAACCCTCTCAAATTGGTTTTTTTATCCTGCAGAATAAAATAGTTCTCCACTCCGGAAACAGTACTGATTTCTCCCCATTTGAAAGGAATTAACACTTTATTGTCTCTGCTTAATACTCCATAATAACCATTCTTTGTACGTGCCGAAAAGATATCGTTCCCAATATGATTCAAAGAGTAGTAAATCATAGGAATTTCCCAAACTTCTTTTTCAACATTATAAAGCCCGTAATTATTCCCAATTCCAATTGGAAAAGAATTACCGTCGCTTACAGCTGGATATGTCTTTCTCTCGAATAATGCAGGTAAAAGAACTTGGTCTCTTTTTTTGATTCCAAATTTATAATTGCTGTTGTATTTATCATAAAACCAAATCGATTCGTCGTTTATTTTTTCTGTAGCATAGCGTCCATAATTTCCATCTGAACGAAGCTCTCTTATCTGAGGAGCCTCTTCAGCCATGACTGGCGCATCACTCACAAGCATTACATCTTCAACAGGCTGCGGATCGCCTTTTATTGTTTCAGTTTTAGGTTTACTTTTTTGTTTTGGTTTTTTCTTTTGCGAAAAGCTGTTTTGAAAAAATAAAACCATTGCAGAAAGCAACAATACTTTGACTTGATTTTTCATATTTTTGAGTAGATTTTTTGAAATGCAAGTATAAATAAAAACTTGCTTAAAAAGAAAGTTTTATACTGCTAAAATATATATTATCCTACTTACCATTTATTAGAGCGAATGACCTGATAAAAGACAAAGCAATAATTGATTACTTTAATCACTGTTTGTATTTGAAACAGCATACTTTTTTAATGAAAAATAGGAAACAATACCACTAATCATCATCAATAAACCGCCAAGAATAAATGGCATTCCTGCAAATTCAAATGGTGCTCCTTTATGTGTAAAATAATAAAAAAGACCTGACATTACTGGTGGTCCAACAATGGTTGCCGCACTCATTAAACTCGCAATTGTTCCTTGAATTTCGCCTTGTTCGGTTGGCAAAACATGATTTGTAATAATAGCTCGCAATGATGGACCAGCAATCCCAGCAAGACAATATGGAATTAGAAAGAGAAACATCATCCAGCCTTCTGAAGCAAAAGCAAACAAAAACATTCCGATAGTATATAATGTCATTCCCGCATAAATACTTTTTTCATTTCCTAATTTTCGACTGGTCCAGCGTATCAGTCCTCCCTGGACCAGACTTACTAAAACGCCGACAACACCCAGCGAAATTCCAACCATTTTTTCGTCCCAGCTGAATTTGTACATCGTAAAATAACTCCAGTTGCTTTCGACCGCATGTGATGCAACAAAAATCAAAAACAAAGCAATTAATAATCCATAAAGCGATGGGTATTTTTTTAAATTCAAAAAGGCACCTATTGGATTGGCTCTTTTCAAATTCACTGGCCTTCTGTTTTCTTTTGATAATGATTCGGGCAAAATAAAATAACCGTACAAGAAATTCAGCATGCATAAAACTGCGGCAGCATAAAACGGAATTCTGGAACCATAATGCCCCAAAACACCTCCAATAACCGGCCCAATTATAAATCCAAGGCCAAAAGCCACGCCAATCATCCCAAAGTTTTTGGCTCTATTTTCTGCCGTGCTCACATCGGCTATATACGCCGAAGCTGTTGAAATACTTGCTCCGGTCAATCCGGCAATTATTCTTCCTACAAACAACCATGTAATCGTTGGAGCAAATGCCAGCAAGATATAATCCAGCGAAAAGGCAAAAAGCGAAATTAAGATTATGGGTCTTCGCCCAAATTTATCACTCAAATTGCCTATTAATGGAGCGAACATAAATTGAGTTATCGCATAAGCAAATGTTAACCAGCCACCGTATTTTGCCGCTTCACTAACATCACCATGTATTAATTCTTTAATCAGTTTTGGAATAACCGGAATGATAATTCCCCAACCCGTAATATCGATTAACATTGTGATGAAGATAAAGCCGATAGCCGCTTGTTTTTTATTTGATGCCATAAATAGTATTTGGTTATAAACAGAGAACTAATTCAGTATTATAAAAAACTAAATCTTAAATGTTCCGAGATATAAAGTTTTATACTCATCTGAATAAACCTGAATTTCATAGCCGTCCCAAAGATTTCTAGCCCAAACTAATTTGTTTACTGAGATAAAATAATTGTACCATTTTCTTTCTCCTAATTTTTGAGGATTAAGTTTATTGGTTTCTAAAGCTTTTAGAATTTTAGTCTCTATATTCATAATACTAATTTACAAAATCTAAAAAAAGATGAGATAATTCTTTCTCATTATGATTAGAAAAATGACTGCCATTTACTGATGATAGAGGAGATAATATAGTTTCTTTTTCTCTTTTATCCATTATCAGCAATTTATTAATTCCTATTACACAATTATCAACTGTTCCTTCAAGAATATATCCAACAAGAAATCCTTCACAGTCAAAATATTTTCCACCCATTAAAAAATTATCAATACCTGTAGTAATATATCTTCTTTTTAGACCAGAATCATTTACTTTAATATTTTTTGCCTCAACAAAATACTTGTACTCTTCGCCTTTCCAAAAAGTAGCATATCTCATATCAATTCTTGAAAATTTAGCAGCAAACCCTTTATTATAAGTCACATCATTGTCAAAAATATAATTTTCCAGATTTGTTGAAATTCCCCAAACTTTCCTTTTAGGATTTTCATCGATATAATTATGAAGATTAGCAGTTATATCATTTTCATCAAAATCTAAACCAATAGATTTATTTGAAATAGAAGTATAATACGCTTCAATAAACAAACTTGTACATCTTTCTTTGAATTTGCCTTGAAACTTTAGAAATATTTAAGTAGTTAAAGTTCCTGCCATTATTCTTTCATATTAAGAATTTCAACTAACAAAGATTTACTATCTTCCATAGCGGCAGTTTGACTCCAAAAACGTCTTTGATTTGGCTTTATGATGTAAACATCATCACCATCATAATAATTTAGTTTTTTTCTAAAATATAAATTTTGACTTTCTTCTTCCCAAAGTTTTCTATCTAATGTTTTTAACTCTTTATATATATCCTCTTTTGATTCGAAAACTGGCTTTTGTTCATTTCCAAATGATATTTTAACCAAATACAATGGGCAATTTCCTTTGATATCATAAATTGTTGCAGACGCTTTTAAATCAACATCATCCAACCAATTATTTAGTTCTTTTGTTAATCTTTTGGAATAAACATCTATTTCATTAACAGGTAAAACGGCTTTAGAATTCTCTTGTTTTTCAAACAAATCCAAACTATAATCAAGTGTATCTTTAATTATTACCTGCTCGTCTTCTGTTATTTTTAAAATATCGTTGAAAATAATTTTGTCTATTTCTTTTTCTAAATGAGAAATATTTTGATCTACTTCGTCTGACTTTTTTATCGAAATTATTTCATCTGCAAGTTTTGATAGATTAACTAAATCTATTTCATTTATTGCATCTAAAATTGACGGTATTGTAAGTAACTCATTTAAATTTATCCTTTCTCTTTCAATACCCCAAGTAGATGTTGAAAGCGCTAAAAAATAATTAGCAAATGTTGAATTTAGAAATAAACACAATACTTTAGAATTTCTAAAATCACCACTATTATAAAAACCATACAATGAATTAGTAAAATATTCTTCATAATCTATTATTGAAGCACAATACTTTTTGTCTGTCTGTCCTTCTTTAAAAACTAAAAATGGTGATTTTACAAACTTAAAATCAATCTTTCTATAAAACTTATCATTTAATATTAATGCCGTCTTCGGAGTTGTATATCTTTTAACAAATTTTGGAGAAATAATTTTTTCAGGAATAAATTCAGGCTTAGAACTATCTGACATTATACCTTTTGCACAGTCCCATACATCGCTGTTTGATTTAATAAAATCACCTAAACTTATATATGCTTTATTCAATTTTTCAAGCAACTCAAAATCAAAATAACTTCCCCACATTGCTATTTTCCAAATCTTAGAATCTTTCTTTTCACATTCAATTCTTGGTAAAAACTTTTCATCTGATGAATCAATTACAATTCCTTCTAAAACATCATTTTTAATATAGGTTTTTGGAGCATAATAAGTAATTGTATCCTTTGGATTGTCTGGGTTTTCTTTCTGATAAAAGACAATACTTATTGGACCAACTGCCGAACCAAAAAGCTGACCTCCAAAATTCTTTTTTGCTTTTCTTAAAATGGAAAAATTATATATTTTTTCAACATAATTTTTATTGAATAGCCATTCTCTAAAATTTTGATAAGTTCCGCCAGTATTGGTTAAAACTTTAGTATTAAAAATTAAAGCGATTTGACCCTTTGGAGCTAAAAATGAAGCCTTGTGCATAAAAGGCAAAACCATTTCTTGTGCAAAGTTTTCTTTTTTGCAATAACTAATTATTGTTGGTAATAAATTTTTTGTTCCAAAAGGTGGGTTCCCAACAATTAAATCAAAATTTTGCAATTCTTTAATTCCAGACAGATCAGAAATTGTATCTTTTCTAAAAAGATTATTTCCTTGTTCTTTTAATGTTTTATCATCTAAATCATTAACTAAGTAAGGGAACTTTATAACACCATTCCACCACCCTGTCTTAGGATCAAGATTGTCCAACAATGCTAAATACAAACTGAATGCAGCTACTTTTATAGATTTTGCATCAAGTTCGATTCCAAAAATATTAGTTTTTAAAAGATTGATTAATACATCAAAATCATTTAGTTTACTATTGTGTTTGTTTTCATAACGTTTTACTAATCTTTTAAAACTTTGCAACAAAAAAATTCCTGAACCACAACTTGGGTCTAAGGTTTTTATATTGTAATTTGTTTCTTCATTTTTGGTAGATAATTTTTCATTAAGAATTAATTCAACCAATGATGGTGGTGTATAAAAAGTACCTGAATCTTTTTTTCCTTTCTTATCTAATTCAGACAAAAAGTTTTCGTAAATCTCACTTAATAATTCGATTCTGATAATACTAAAATCGAATAATTTCCAACTGAATAATCGTTGTTGATATTCGTCAATATTTCCGTCAAAAAAACATTTTTTAATTAAAGATAAATGCTCTTTTGTGACAGAATCTTTTTCATTTTCTTCAAAATTGAATAAACTACCGTTAAAATCATCTGCTAGTTTTTCAAATAAATTATAAGTTGCTTCTGTACTTTCGAGAATGTCAAAATAAGAAGTAGCACCACGTAAAAAGATTCATATAAATCAATTGATGTCGCTTTTTTATCTTCTAAATAAAACAAAAACAAAGAACGCATAATTAACTTATGGATAATTAACTTATTATTTAATCCATTATCATCTAATGCTCTCGCAACCTTAATAAGGCTCTGAATTAAAAATTTATCAACTCTATTTTGAAGATTTATTTTTTTCTTTATCTCATTTGCTTCTAAAGAAGACCAAATAAAACCAGTGTCAATAGCAATCCTAGAAAAAAGATTATTTAATGTTTTAAGTTTTGATTGATCCGTTTCTACACAAGAAAAAAGTTCAAGATTTTGAAGTTCTTTTTCTAAATTAATTTTTTCGTCATTTACATTATATCCAAATGGCTTTTCAGAACAATTATAAATTCTGATTTCAGTTTTGGTATAAACATAGAGAAATAATACTTTTTGAAAATTCCAACAAGTGTGCTGAATTTCAGAAATCAATTTTAATGTTTGAAAATCGAAAGATTCTACTTCTTTTAAGAAAAGAGCTGGTTGCCCCTCATTTTCATAAACTTTAATAATTCCGAATTTTTCAACACTAAAAATTTCAATATCAATTTCCTTGCAATCTTTTGCAAAGTCATTAAAATCGAGTTGTTGAAAAATGGAATTTGACATTATTTGGGTTTTAAACAAAAATATATTAAAAATCAATATTGCGTATAATTACGCAATATATTTATAAACAAAAAACCCAAACTCCTTAATTGGAATTTGGGTTTTTAATATTGAAAGTTATTTAATTACAATTCCAATGCTTTTTTAGCATTCCCACCCATCAATAATTCTAATGGGTTTTCCAACGCTTCTTTTACAGCAACCAAGAAACCAACAGACTCACGACCGTCGATAATTCTGTGGTCATAAGAAAGAGCAACATACATCATTGGGTGAATTTCCACTTTACCATTTACAGCAATAGGACGCTCGATAATGTTGTGCATTCCAAGGATTCCAGATTGAGGAGGGTTGATAATTGGAGTAGATAACATAGAACCAAAAACACCACCATTAGTGATTGTGAAAGTTCCTCCAGTCATGTCGTCAACAGTGATTTGACCGTCACGGGCTCTAAGTGCCAATCTTTTAATTTCAGCTTCAACTCCACGGAAAGTCAAGTTTTCAGCATTACGAACTACAGGAACCATAAGTCCTTTTGGTCCTGAAACTGCGATTGAAATATCAGCAAAATCATAAGCTATTTTATAATCTCCATCCATCATAGAGTTTACGTCTGGATACAATTCTAAAGCTCTTGTAACGGCTTTAGTAAAGAAAGACATATATCCTAAACCGAGTCCGCCGTGTTTTGCTTTGAAAGCATCTTTGTATTCGTTACGAATCTGGTTGATTGGCGTCATGTTAACTTCGTTGAAAGTAGTTAACATTGCTGTTTCGTTTTTAGCAGCTACTAATCTCTCAGCAACTTTACGACGCAGCATTGATAATTTTGTACGCTCAGAACCACGGTTGCCACCAGTTGGAGTTCCCATTGAAGGCACTGCATTTACAGCGTCGTCTTTAGTTATTCTTCCGCCTTTACCAGTTCCTGATATTGTTGCTGGAGCGATATTTTTTTCTTCTAATATTTTTTTAGCTGCTGGAGATGGAGTCCCTGCTGCATAAGATGCTGCTGGTGCAGGTGCTGCGGCTACCGGAGCCGGAGCCACTGGTGCAGGTGTTGCTTTTGGCGCTTCAGCTGCAGGAGCTGAACCTGATGGTTTTGCACCGTCAGTATCAATAAGACAAACTACTGCCCCAACCGCTACTGTGTCACCTTCTTCTGCTTTTAACGTGATAATTCCGCTCATTTCAGCTGGCAATTCAAGTGTTGCTTTGTCAGAATCAACCTCAGCAATAGCTTGGTCTTTTTCTACATAATCTCCGTCCTTAACTAACCATGTTGCAATTTCTACTTCTTTGATTGATTCCCCTGGTGATGGGACTTTCATTTCTAAAATCATGTCTTATTATTTTAAATTATGAATTTTATATTCTAAAATTGTCCTTAAAAGAACACTTGTTCATTGTACTTTCTAGCCCTGATGGAAACGGCATCCTTTTTATTTTTCCTTTAAAAATAAAAAGATACAGTGTACAGCAGGAAATAGCTCCTTATTATTATCTGAATAAATTTTTGTCAAATACCATTCTGATAGCATCAGCATGACGGCGTTTTGCTCTTGTATAACTTCCAGAAGCTGGTGCAGCATACGCTTTTAATGAAGCCAATCTCCATTTGATAAAGTCAAAATTCATCAGCATAAAGCTGTAAGCACCCATG
Protein-coding sequences here:
- a CDS encoding TCR/Tet family MFS transporter, giving the protein MASNKKQAAIGFIFITMLIDITGWGIIIPVIPKLIKELIHGDVSEAAKYGGWLTFAYAITQFMFAPLIGNLSDKFGRRPIILISLFAFSLDYILLAFAPTITWLFVGRIIAGLTGASISTASAYIADVSTAENRAKNFGMIGVAFGLGFIIGPVIGGVLGHYGSRIPFYAAAVLCMLNFLYGYFILPESLSKENRRPVNLKRANPIGAFLNLKKYPSLYGLLIALFLIFVASHAVESNWSYFTMYKFSWDEKMVGISLGVVGVLVSLVQGGLIRWTSRKLGNEKSIYAGMTLYTIGMFLFAFASEGWMMFLFLIPYCLAGIAGPSLRAIITNHVLPTEQGEIQGTIASLMSAATIVGPPVMSGLFYYFTHKGAPFEFAGMPFILGGLLMMISGIVSYFSLKKYAVSNTNSD
- the odhB gene encoding 2-oxoglutarate dehydrogenase complex dihydrolipoyllysine-residue succinyltransferase, yielding MILEMKVPSPGESIKEVEIATWLVKDGDYVEKDQAIAEVDSDKATLELPAEMSGIITLKAEEGDTVAVGAVVCLIDTDGAKPSGSAPAAEAPKATPAPVAPAPVAAAPAPAASYAAGTPSPAAKKILEEKNIAPATISGTGKGGRITKDDAVNAVPSMGTPTGGNRGSERTKLSMLRRKVAERLVAAKNETAMLTTFNEVNMTPINQIRNEYKDAFKAKHGGLGLGYMSFFTKAVTRALELYPDVNSMMDGDYKIAYDFADISIAVSGPKGLMVPVVRNAENLTFRGVEAEIKRLALRARDGQITVDDMTGGTFTITNGGVFGSMLSTPIINPPQSGILGMHNIIERPIAVNGKVEIHPMMYVALSYDHRIIDGRESVGFLVAVKEALENPLELLMGGNAKKALEL
- a CDS encoding class I SAM-dependent DNA methyltransferase; this translates as MSELDKKGKKDSGTFYTPPSLVELILNEKLSTKNEETNYNIKTLDPSCGSGIFLLQSFKRLVKRYENKHNSKLNDFDVLINLLKTNIFGIELDAKSIKVAAFSLYLALLDNLDPKTGWWNGVIKFPYLVNDLDDKTLKEQGNNLFRKDTISDLSGIKELQNFDLIVGNPPFGTKNLLPTIISYCKKENFAQEMVLPFMHKASFLAPKGQIALIFNTKVLTNTGGTYQNFREWLFNKNYVEKIYNFSILRKAKKNFGGQLFGSAVGPISIVFYQKENPDNPKDTITYYAPKTYIKNDVLEGIVIDSSDEKFLPRIECEKKDSKIWKIAMWGSYFDFELLEKLNKAYISLGDFIKSNSDVWDCAKGIMSDSSKPEFIPEKIISPKFVKRYTTPKTALILNDKFYRKIDFKFVKSPFLVFKEGQTDKKYCASIIDYEEYFTNSLYGFYNSGDFRNSKVLCLFLNSTFANYFLALSTSTWGIERERINLNELLTIPSILDAINEIDLVNLSKLADEIISIKKSDEVDQNISHLEKEIDKIIFNDILKITEDEQVIIKDTLDYSLDLFEKQENSKAVLPVNEIDVYSKRLTKELNNWLDDVDLKASATIYDIKGNCPLYLVKISFGNEQKPVFESKEDIYKELKTLDRKLWEEESQNLYFRKKLNYYDGDDVYIIKPNQRRFWSQTAAMEDSKSLLVEILNMKE
- a CDS encoding WG repeat-containing protein; amino-acid sequence: MKNQVKVLLLSAMVLFFQNSFSQKKKPKQKSKPKTETIKGDPQPVEDVMLVSDAPVMAEEAPQIRELRSDGNYGRYATEKINDESIWFYDKYNSNYKFGIKKRDQVLLPALFERKTYPAVSDGNSFPIGIGNNYGLYNVEKEVWEIPMIYYSLNHIGNDIFSARTKNGYYGVLSRDNKVLIPFKWGEISTVSGVENYFILQDKKTNLRGLYSLLNGKFMIPCEYQYVQTVDNSNYFKVENEKGSNLVTIDNKPKFKKWYTQINSVSNSKNFIVKLNDRMGIIDENENIVLPIEYKDIKTYPYNDGSFLAVNKDGKYGCVLINGKVSLPFEYDQINTSYSNSLKTTKNNKCGLIQVNSGTPTEIVTCEYDNINIENETFIVEKNNLFGMLDSFGKLIAPCEYESIDKVVSKNNNYSSNFVFIAKKNKKFVLLDKNAQQISAIAYSNISPVTFLNKSGSYYDESKFSYLMCQNNNKAGLLDMMGQQVMESNYEEIVGENNNILLVKQKGKIGAYNLLTKTETLPCIYDQIILDANGNYGVKGKEIFSIDLNDNTKTVKL
- a CDS encoding retropepsin-like aspartic protease, producing MKNLHEKLKKANYKKVKFKITKTQHLLIKVKINGVKGNFILDTGASNSCVGFESIEHFALEAKNSKTKASGAGATGMLTQISSNNKLQLNNWKHNKFDLVIFDLSHVNEALNHYKVKPVHGIIGADVLMKGKGIIDYFNHCLYLK